In Dermacentor silvarum isolate Dsil-2018 chromosome 2, BIME_Dsil_1.4, whole genome shotgun sequence, the following proteins share a genomic window:
- the LOC119441049 gene encoding glycerophosphodiester phosphodiesterase 1 — protein sequence MVSFYVVAIAAALCCWAFQRLSIPRVDEDLASEVILGLQHDGASQLPPVFGHRGGGLDAPENTLAAFLEAKKNDAYGIEFDLSFTRDNVAVIFHDDTLERTTNGKGRLEDTTFEDLRRLDASCKHPLAQRFPAERVPTLKEAVEECLRLDMRLIIDVKEYDSRAVQVVDQLFRERPELYRRALVASFYHNFVYALRRQNPGIVTALTWRPGVLTYEDMNNTQPRHDSRSVHQAARVADWLLDKALHNGFLPHLIGSSAVLISTNILDAEYVHAWRNRGLHVIAWTSNHPAEKDFLRRSLRVPVITDTLRQV from the coding sequence GATCTGGCCTCGGAAGTGATTCTCGGATTGCAGCACGACGGCGCTTCACAGCTGCCGCCCGTCTTTGGACACCGGGGTGGTGGCCTCGACGCCCCCGAGAACACCCTGGCAGCCTTCCTAGAGGCGAAGAAAAACGACGCTTACGGAATCGAGTTCGACCTGTCCTTCACGCGAGACAACGTCGCCGTCATCTTCCACGACGACACCCTCGAGCGGACCACCAACGGCAAGGGCCGGTTGGAGGACACGACGTTCGAGGATCTGCGTCGACTGGACGCCTCGTGCAAGCACCCCCTCGCGCAGCGTTTCCCGGCCGAGCGCGTCCCAACGCTCAAAGAAGCCGTCGAAGAGTGCCTCCGCCTTGACATGCGGCTCATCATAGACGTCAAGGAGTACGACTCTCGCGCCGTCCAGGTCGTCGACCAGCTGTTCCGCGAGAGACCGGAGCTGTATCGGCGGGCTCTAGTAGCGTCCTTCTACCATAATTTCGTGTACGCGCTGCGGCGCCAAAATCCCGGGATCGTGACGGCGCTCACTTGGAGGCCCGGTGTCCTGACCTACGAGGACATGAATAACACGCAACCGCGCCACGACTCACGCTCCGTTCACCAGGCCGCCAGAGTAGCCGACTGGCTCCTCGACAAGGCCCTCCACAACGGCTTTCTTCCTCACCTGATCGGTAGCTCCGCCGTTTTGATTAGCACGAACATACTGGACGCCGAGTACGTGCACGCCTGGCGCAATCGCGGTCTGCACGTGATTGCCTGGACCTCCAACCATCCGGCCGAAAAGGACTTCCTCCGCCGTTCACTGCGGGTCCCCGTAATCACCGATACCTTACGCCAGGTCTAG